The DNA region GCGGAAGTAGTCGAACGCGTCGTCGCCCGCCCTGCCGAGCAGCACGGCGGCCGCACCCCACAGGTCCCAGCGGTACGCGCGGTTGTAGCGGGCCTCGAAGTGCCGGGCGAAGTCCAGCACGGAGTCCGGGTCGAGCCTCACCAGCCGTTCCACGAGCAGGTCGGCATGGTCCTCGGGGTCGCCGTCTGCGGCCTCGCGGGTGCTGTCGACGATCTCCCAGAACTCCGTTTCGTCCATCACGGGTCCAGCATCTGCCTTGGCGGCGGCCGACGCACGCGGAGACACCGAATTGAAGCCTTCAGCGATAGAGGTCGCGCAGGCGTTCGGCGGCATCGGCAAACAGTTCGCGCAGCGCGGCCGGTGCGAGGACCTCCAACTCCGGTCCGAGGGCGAGCAGCCGGCCGTAGGCGACCTCCAGGGACTCGACCGGCAGAGTCACCGTCAGCCACCCGTCCGCGTCGGGCTCTCCGGCACCCGTCAGCGCCTCCTCGGCGGCCGCCCTGTCGACGGCGTGCGGCAGCTGCCGCACGCCCGCTCCGGTCAGCCGCACGGTCACTTCCGTACGCAGGATCGAGCGGGCGAACTGCTCCGCCCGCTCCTCCCAGAAGCGCGGCAGATCGAAGGTCCCGTCCCGCACGAAGCGGGTCCCGGACACGGCGACCGCCGTGAACCGGTCGATGCGGTACACCCGGAAGTCGTCCTGCGCCCGGGCGCACAGATACCAGACGCCGGCCTTCAGCACGAGCCCGTACGGGGACAGCTCCCGCTCCACCTCGCCCCTGGCGCCGCTCCGATAGCGGGCCAGCACCCTCCGGTCGTCCCACACCGCTTCGGCGACGGCGGGCAGCAACTCGGGCGTCTCGGGCTCCTGGAACCAGCCGGGGGCGTCCAGGTGGAAGCGCTGGGCGGCGGTCCGCGAGGCGTCCCGGAGGGAGGGGAGTAGGGCGGCCGACACCTTCAGCCGTGCCGCGGACGCGGCGTCGTCCAGCCCCATCTCGCGCAGGGCGGAGGGCAGCCCGGACAGGAACAGGGCCTCGGCCTCATGGCGGGCCAGCCCGGTCAGCCGGGTCCGGTACCCGCCGACGAGACGGTACCCGCCGGCCCGGCCGCGGTCCGCGTAGACGGGCACACCCGCCTCCGAGAGCGCTTGGGCGTCCCGGGCCACGGTGCGCTCCGACACCTCCAGCTCCGCCGCCAGTTCGGCGGCGGTCATGGCGGGGCGGGACTGCAGGAGCAGCACCATCTTGATGAGCCGGGCAGCACGCATGGGGCTATTGTCCGGGCACGCGCGGAGAGCCGTTGCGCGGGCGCGTGCGGAACCGCCGTCGCGGACGCGCGCCGGGAGCCGTCACGCGGGCCCGCGACGGCGGCGGGGCAGGCACCGGGCGGACCCGGCACCTGCCCCGCCTGCGTGATCAGAGGCCGTAGCGCTCGCGCGCCTCCTTGACCGTGGAGGCCGGGACCTCGCCACGGCGGGCCAGCTGGGCCAGGGCCGCGACGGCGATCGACTGCGCGTCCACGCCGAAGTGGCGGCGGGCCGCCTCCCGGGTGTCGGAGAGGCCGAAGCCGTCCGTGCCCAGCGAGAACCAGTCCTGCTCGACCCACTGGCTGATCTGGTCCGGTACGGCACGCATCCAGTCACTGACCGCGAGGACCGGACCGGGCGCACCGGAGAGCGCCTGGGTCACGTACGGCTCCCGCTGCTCACCGCGGAGCATCGCCTCCTCGGCCTCCAGCGCGTCCCGCCGCAGCTCGCCCCAGGAGGTCGCGGACCAGACGTCGGCCGTGACGTTCCAGTCGGCGGCCAGGAGTTCCTGGGCCTGCAGCGCCCAGTGGATCGCCGTACCGGAGGCGAGCAGCTGGAGGCGCGGCGCGTCCGCCACTGCGGGCACGCCCTCCTTGAAGCGGTACAGCCCCTTGATGATGCCGTCCTGGACGCCCTCGGGCATCGCGGGCTGCGGCTTCGGCTCGTTGTAGACCGTCAGGTAGTAGAAGACGTTCTCGGCCTCGGGGCCGTACATCCTCCGCAGACCGTCCTTGACGATCACCGCGATCTCGTACGCGAACGCCGGGTCGTAGTTGAGCGACGCCGGGTTCGTGGACGCGATCAGGTGCGAATGGCCGTCCGCGTGCTGGAGGCCCTCACCCGTCAGCGTCGTGCGGCCGGCCGTGGCGCCGACGATGAAGCCCTTGCCGAGCTGGTCGGCGAGCTGCCACATCTGGTCGCCGGTCCGCTGCCAGCCGAACATCGAGTAGAAGATGTAGAACGGGATCATCGTCTCGCCGTGCGTCGCGTACGACGAAGCGGCGGCGATGAAGTCGGCCATGGCGCCGGCCTCGGTGATCCCCTCGTTGAGGATCTGGCCGTCCTTGGCCTCCTTGTAGTACATCAACTGGTCGCGGTCGACCGGCTCGTACGTCTGGCCCATCGGCGAGTAGATGCCGGCGGAGGGGAACAGCGACTCCATGCCGAAGGTCCGGGCCTCGTCCGGGACGATCGGCACCCAGCGCCTGCCGGTCTCCTTGTCCCGCATCAGGTCCTTCACCAGGCGGACGAAGGCCATGGTGGTGGCCATCTCCTGCTTGCCCGACCCCTTGTACAGGGCCTTGAAAGCACGCTCCTCCGGCTCGGGCAGCGCTACGGCGTGCACCCGGCGGGCGGG from Streptomyces sp. B1I3 includes:
- a CDS encoding YafY family protein, with the protein product MRAARLIKMVLLLQSRPAMTAAELAAELEVSERTVARDAQALSEAGVPVYADRGRAGGYRLVGGYRTRLTGLARHEAEALFLSGLPSALREMGLDDAASAARLKVSAALLPSLRDASRTAAQRFHLDAPGWFQEPETPELLPAVAEAVWDDRRVLARYRSGARGEVERELSPYGLVLKAGVWYLCARAQDDFRVYRIDRFTAVAVSGTRFVRDGTFDLPRFWEERAEQFARSILRTEVTVRLTGAGVRQLPHAVDRAAAEEALTGAGEPDADGWLTVTLPVESLEVAYGRLLALGPELEVLAPAALRELFADAAERLRDLYR